One genomic segment of Hevea brasiliensis isolate MT/VB/25A 57/8 chromosome 3, ASM3005281v1, whole genome shotgun sequence includes these proteins:
- the LOC131178307 gene encoding agamous-like MADS-box protein AGL15 gives MTEERKTMGRGRIEIKRIENVNSRQVTFCKRRNGLLKKAKELSVLCDAEVAVIVFSNTGKLFQFSSTSMENTLTRYCQGVDLEWLELSHDEHEIEAQRAAEVRELKDEISQLRLSCLQMMGQQLHGLSFKELQLLQCRISNGLLSIKDKKEQKIVEENERLWKQVILIN, from the exons ATGACAGAAGAGAGGAAAACAATGGGTAGAGGAAGAATAGAGATCAAGAGGATTGAGAATGTGAACAGCAGACAAGTTACCTTCTGCAAGCGACGTAATGGGTTGCTCAAGAAGGCTAAAGAATTGTCTGTACTCTGTGATGCTGAAGTTGCTGTCATAGTCTTCTCTAATACAGGGAAGTTATTCCAATTCTCTAGTACCAG CATGGAGAACACTCTCACAAGATACTGCCAAGGCGTGGATTTAGAATGGCTTGAACTTTCTCATGATGAACATGAAATAGAG GCACAAAGGGCAGCAGAAGTGAGGGAACTGAAAGATGAAATCTCACAACTACGGTTGTCATGCTT GCAGATGATGGGTCAACAACTACATGGCCTGAGCTTCAAGGAGTTGCAACTCCTACAATGTCGAATAAGTAACGGGTTACTCTCTATTAAGGATAAGAAG GAGCAGAAGATCGTTGAAGAGAATGAAAGGCTGTGGAAACaggtaattttaattaattaa